DNA from Paraburkholderia sp. BL10I2N1:
GACGCGCCTGTGCGGACAGATCGAGCAGCCCGATCGTCGACGCAACCGCCGAGTTCTTGAAGATGTTCAGAAACTCGGACGTGAGCGGTGGCACGATGATCCGGTACGCGACAGGTAACAGCACATAGCGGTACGTCTGCCATTGCGTGAAGCCCATTGCGAGACCCGCCGCACGCTGGCCACGCGGCAATGCGTTGATGCCCGAGCGCACCTGCTCGCACACACGCGCGGCGGTGAAAAGCCCAAGGCACACGATCGACGAGGAGAAGAACTGCGCATTCGGCGGCAACTGCTTGTACCACGTGCCGATGGACACCGGCAGCAGTTCCGGTATCACGAGATACCAGATGAAAAACTGAACAATCAGCGGAATGTTGCGGAAAATCGCGACATAGACCGTGCCGGCGCCCGCGAGCCATTTGTTCGGCACCGTGCGCAGCACGCCAAAGAACGATCCGACGATAAGCGCGATCACCCAGGCCGACAGCGACACCGTGATCGTCACCCAGAAGCCGGACAACAGCCAGCCCAGATAGGTGGTCGGCTCACCGGTCGAAACCGGACTCAGCAGAATGCCCCAGTTCCAGTGATAAGACATGACGAAGACTCCAGCAAAAAGAAACGGAAGAAGCGCATGGCCCCTTCCGTTTCGTCTGACGCGTTGAATTGACGCGAGAAGCAGCGACGATCAGTCGATTGCCTTGTCGTTCGGGCTCTTGAATAGCGCCTTGATGTCGTCGCTTTCCGGGAAGTTCAGGTTGAGACCCTTCGGCGGAATCGGCGATTCAAACCACTTCTTGTAGATCGCGTCGGCTTCGCCCGAGGTCTGGACCTTCGCGATGGCAGCGTCGACAACCTTCTTGAACTCTGGATCGTTCTTGCGCAGCATACAACCGTACGCCTCATGCGACTGTGGGCCGGCCACGATCACGAAATCACCCGGATTGTTCGATTTGGCGCGTTCACCGGCGAGCAGCGCATCGTCCATCATGAACGCGGCGGCCCGGCCCGTTGACAGCGTCAGGAACGACTCGCCGTGGTCCTTCGCGCTGATGATGTTCATGCCCATGTTCTTGTCCTGGTTCATCTTGCGAAGCAGGCGCTCGGACGTGGTGCCGGCCGTCGTCACGACGGTCTTGCCCTTCAGGTCCGTCCAGTCCTTGATGCCCGAATCTTTCTTCGTCATCAGACGGGTGCCGATCACGAAAATCGTGTTCGAGAACGCCACCTGTTGCTGGCGCTCGGCGTTGTTCGTCGTCGATCCGCACTCGAGATCGATCGTGCCATTCTGAACCAGCGGAATGCGGTTTTGCGACGTCACCGGTATCAGCTTGACCTTCAGGTCCGGCATGTTGAGCTTCTGCTTGACGGCATCCACCACCTTCAGCGCGAACTCCTGCGAATAGCCGACGACATTCTGCTTGTCATCATAGTAAGAAAAAGGAATCGACGATTCGCGGTGCCCCAGCGAAATCACGCCCGTATCCTTGATTTTCTTCAGAGTGCCCGCGTCCTGCGCGTGCGCGCCAACGGCAAACAGACCCAGTGTCGCGAGAAGCAGCGCAGCTTTTTTAACATTCATGTTGTGATCTCCTTGGCAAGAACCGGCGCCAGTTTAACAAGGTAACCATTCTGAAAGTAATGCCTGTTAACCATGTTTTAGCTTATCTGATGCGTGCGCCCAACACCCTTTTTCGCCGCACGCAGGCGAAAGCGGGCGGCATCTTTCAATGCCGCCCGCTTTCATGATGTCACTTGCTGCGATTTACAGCCTGAAAACCTGTCGATCAGGGGTACAGACCGCGCATTTCCCGCGCCTGCAGGATCCGCTTACATGCGACGATGAACGCAGCCGTACGCACCGACACGTTCTGTTCGCTCGACACCTGCCACACCGCCGCAAATGCCTCGCGCATCACGCGCTCGAGGCGCTCGTTGATCTCGTCTTCGGTCCAGAAGAAGCTCGAGAAATCCTGCACCCATTCGAAGTACGACACCGTGACGCCGCCCGCATTCGCGACCACGTCCGGAATCACGAGGATGCCCTTGTCATGGAGAATGTCGTCGGCCGCGGTCGTAGTCGGGCCGTTCGCGCCTTCGACGATGATCTTCGTACGGATTTTCGACGCATTCTTCTCGGTGATCTGGTTTTCGAGCGCGGCCGGGATCAGGATGTCCGACTCGATGCCCCAGAAATCTTCGTTGGCGATCGTGTCGGCTTCGGGGTAACCGCCCACGCCGCCCGTCTTCGCAACGTGTTCGAGGAGCGCCACGGCGTCGATGCCCGACGACTTGTAAAGCGTTCCCGTGTGATCCTGCACGGCGACGACCTTCGCACCCGCTTCCTGGAACAGGCGCGCCGCGATCCCGCCGACGTTGCCGAAGCCCTGCACGGCGATCCGTGCGCCTTCGATGTCGAAGCCGATACGGCGTGCCGCTTCGCAACCGACCACAAACACGCCGCGGCCCGTCGCTTCACGACGGCCGAGCGAACCGCCGAGCGTGATCGGCTTGCCGGTCACAACGCCCGTGGCCGTCTGGCCCTGGTTCATCGAGTAGGTGTCCATCATCCACGCCATGATCTGCTCGTTCGTGTTCACGTCCGGCGCGGGGATGTCGGTGTTCGGCCCGATGATGATGCCGATTTCGCTGGTGTAGCGGCGCGTTACGCGCTCCAGTTCGCCACGCGAAAGCTTGCGCGGATCGAGACGGATGCCGCCTTTCGCGCCGCCGTACGGCACGTTCACAGCCGCATTCTTGACCGACATCCACGCGGACAGCGCCATCACTTCCGACAGTGTCACGTCCTGGTGATAACGCACACCACCCTTGCCCGGACCACGCGAAACGTTGTGCTGCACGCGATAGCCTTCGAAGTGAGCGACCGTGCCGTTATCGAGTTCGATAGGCACATCAACGATCAGAATCCGCTTCGGCCGCTTCAGGGTTTCGAGCCAGCGCGACAGCGGACCGAGATAGGGCGCTACGCGGTCGACCTGACGAAGATAGTTGCCCCAGGGGCCAAGATCGTCGCTATGCAGGTAGGACGGGATGGATTGCGAGGATGCTGCGGACTGCGGTTGAGATGACATGAACGCTCCGGCGTCGATCGGAATGACGCCATTGTCGAAAAACGCTCAGTCTAAATCCAATGCCGTTTGATCATCCCGTTATGTTTTTCTTGCATAACGTTTAAAAAACGAAAAAGTGTGTCGCATGGATGCGTGGTAGTCGCCTGCAGGATGCAGGCGACCAGACTGGCGCAACGCGGCGCCTTACTGCTGTCCCTGCGCGAGCTCCGCGGTGACGACGTCCCACAGTTGCCGCACCAGCACCTGGCGAGGATCGTCGCCCTGCGCCGCGAGCTTGTCCCGGTACAGGCGAATCTCCATCGTCAGCGAGAACTGCCCCTGTGGGACACCCCGCGATGCGCGATCGAGGCGAATCAGATGACCTTCCGCGACGGCGTCCTCGACCGCGCTATGCGGCAGGAAGGCAAGCCCGTGACCAGCGAGCGCCATCGCTTTCAACCCTTCGGCCATGTCCGTTTCGTAGACACGATCAAGGTACAGGCGGGCCGGCGCATTCGCGATGATCACCTCGGTCATGCGCCCGAGGTACGCGTTCGGCGTGTACGACAGATAGGGCGCTGGGGCGTCGGGCGTGCCGGGTAGCGTGTGCCGGGGCCGCCCGGCGCGGCCCGGCGCCGAGAACGGACTGATTTCCTCGACGCCGAGCGTCAGCATGTCGTAGCGAGCCGGATCGAGCGCCACCGGATGACTCGGATGGTGATAACCCATAACCAGATCGCAACCACCTTCCACCAGCGAAAGCACCGCATCGTGCACGTTCAGTGCGCGCAGCCGCGTGTGCACGGAGCCCAGCCTGGCCTCGATACGCTGCAACCACTTCGGAAAATACGTCAGCGACAAGGTATGCGGCACCGCGAATTCGATCGTCGCCGCGGGCGTGGCGGTGTGGCCGCGCAACAGCGTGCGCGCCTCGTGGAACTGCGACAGCATCGCGAGCGCCTGCTCGTAGAACACCTGTCCGGCGGAAGTCAGGCGCGTCGGATAAACCGAACGATCGATCAGCTCCGTGCCCAGCCACGCCTCGAGCGCCTGGATCCGGCGCGAAAACGCAGGTTGCGTCACGTGCCGCAACTCAGCCGAGCGGCTGAAACTGCGGGTCTCCGCCAGCGAAACGAAGTCTTCGAGCCATTTCAGTTCCATGCGGACTCTGCCAGTGAGCGGCGAAAGAGGAAAAAGAAGTCAGCATTCTAGCGGCGTAGCGCCAGGTCGTGCCCTTCGAAAGGCGCCCCTGCGCGCCAGTGGTAAAATCCCCGGTTACTCCGCTTTCTGATCCTCACCTTCCGTCCCCGCCCCATCATGTCCGACACCCGCCCCGACACCCTCTTCGCCCTGACCGCGCTCTCTCCGCTCGACGGCCGCTATGCAGCGAAAACCGAAGCGCTGCGCGACTGGCTCTCGGAAGCCGCCTTCATGCGCCATCGCGTGATGGTCGAAATTCACTGGCTGATTGCCCTGTCGCGCGCCGGTTTCGCCGAGGTGCCGCGTTTTTCCGATGCGTCGGAGCAGTTCCTGCTGCAACTCGTCGAGCGCTTCACCGCGCACGACGCGGCACGAATCAAGGACATCGAACGCGTCACGAACCATGACGTGAAGGCGGTCGAATACTGGCTCAAGGAATCGGTGAAGGGTCAGCCGGAACTCGAACGTGCCAGCGAATTCATCCATTTCGCCTGCACATCTGAAGACATCAACAACACGTCGCACGGCCTGATGCTGGCCGGCGCGCGCGAACACGTGATCATTCCGGCGCTGCGCTCGGTCCACGCGCGCCTCGTTGCACTCGCCCACACACAGGCTGCGCAGCCGATGCTGTCGCGCACGCACGGCCAGCCGGCCAGCCCGACGACGCTCGGCAAGGAAATCGCCAACGTCGCGGCGCGCCTCGAACGCGCCATCGAACGCATCGCAAAGGTCGAACTGCTCGGCAAGATGAACGGTGCGGTCGGCAACTTCAACGCCCACCTTTCGGCGTATCCGCAATTCGACTGGGAAGCCTTCTCGCGCGAAGTGGTCGAACAGCGTCTGAAGCTCTCGTTCAATCCGTACACGATCCAGATCGAACCGCACGACTACATGGCCGAACTGTTCGACGCCGTCTCGCGCGCGAACACGATCCTGCTCGACCTCGACCGCGACGTGTGGGGCTACATCTCGGTCGGCTACTTCAAACAGCGCACGAAGGCCGGTGAAATCGGTTCGTCGACGATGCCGCACAAGGTCAACCCGATCGACTTCGAGAACTCGGAAGGCAACCTCGGCCTCGCCAACGCAACGCTGCGTCACCTCGCCGACAAGCTGCCGATCTCGCGCTGGCAGCGCGACCTGACCGACTCGACTGTGCTGCGCAACATCGGCGTTGCGTTCGGCTATTCGCTGCTCGCGTACGACTCGCTGATCCGCGGCCTCGACAAGCTCGAAGTGAACGCGCAGCGTCTGAACGAAGATCTCGACAACTGCTGGGAAGTGCTGGCTGAGCCGGTGCAAACCGTCATGCGCCGTTACGGCATCGAGAACCCCTACGAACAGCTGAAGGAACTGACGCGCGGCAAGGGCATTACCCGTGAAGGCCTGCAGGCTTTTATCAAGGGCCTCGCCATTCCGGCCGACGCGAAGGAGCGCCTGCTCGCGATGACCCCCGCATCGTACGTCGGCAAGGCGGTGGAACTGGCGAAGCGGATCGCATAAAGCGCGATTCTCCGCTTCATGCTGGAATAGAAAAGGCGCTCCGTGGAGCGCCTTTTTTACGTGCTGTGCTGCCCGGAGAGACAGGCGTCAATCAACGCGCCTGAATCTGTTTCAACACATCATCGACGATTTCTTCCGGCGACAGTTCGACACTGACGGTGATCGCTTCGTCCGCAGCCGGCTCTTCGAGCGTATCGAGTTGGCTTTGCAGGAGCGACGGATCGAAGAAATGCCCGGTGCGCGTCTGCAGCCGCTCCTGCAGCACTTCGCGCGACCCTTTCAGGTAGACGAAGCACACATCCCTGTCGCCCGCGCGCAGGATGTCGCGATACGAACGCTTCAGCGATGAGCACGTGAACACCGCCGTGCGCCCGGCCTCCTGCTCTTTCTCGATCGCCGCGCGAATCGTT
Protein-coding regions in this window:
- a CDS encoding glutamate/aspartate ABC transporter substrate-binding protein; amino-acid sequence: MNVKKAALLLATLGLFAVGAHAQDAGTLKKIKDTGVISLGHRESSIPFSYYDDKQNVVGYSQEFALKVVDAVKQKLNMPDLKVKLIPVTSQNRIPLVQNGTIDLECGSTTNNAERQQQVAFSNTIFVIGTRLMTKKDSGIKDWTDLKGKTVVTTAGTTSERLLRKMNQDKNMGMNIISAKDHGESFLTLSTGRAAAFMMDDALLAGERAKSNNPGDFVIVAGPQSHEAYGCMLRKNDPEFKKVVDAAIAKVQTSGEADAIYKKWFESPIPPKGLNLNFPESDDIKALFKSPNDKAID
- a CDS encoding gluconokinase; protein product: MILIAMGVSGAGKTRIGEMLAEKLKCDFTDGDAFHSEANKEKMHHGIPLTDEDRWPWLRTIRAAIEKEQEAGRTAVFTCSSLKRSYRDILRAGDRDVCFVYLKGSREVLQERLQTRTGHFFDPSLLQSQLDTLEEPAADEAITVSVELSPEEIVDDVLKQIQAR
- a CDS encoding LysR family transcriptional regulator, giving the protein MELKWLEDFVSLAETRSFSRSAELRHVTQPAFSRRIQALEAWLGTELIDRSVYPTRLTSAGQVFYEQALAMLSQFHEARTLLRGHTATPAATIEFAVPHTLSLTYFPKWLQRIEARLGSVHTRLRALNVHDAVLSLVEGGCDLVMGYHHPSHPVALDPARYDMLTLGVEEISPFSAPGRAGRPRHTLPGTPDAPAPYLSYTPNAYLGRMTEVIIANAPARLYLDRVYETDMAEGLKAMALAGHGLAFLPHSAVEDAVAEGHLIRLDRASRGVPQGQFSLTMEIRLYRDKLAAQGDDPRQVLVRQLWDVVTAELAQGQQ
- a CDS encoding amino acid ABC transporter permease, yielding MSYHWNWGILLSPVSTGEPTTYLGWLLSGFWVTITVSLSAWVIALIVGSFFGVLRTVPNKWLAGAGTVYVAIFRNIPLIVQFFIWYLVIPELLPVSIGTWYKQLPPNAQFFSSSIVCLGLFTAARVCEQVRSGINALPRGQRAAGLAMGFTQWQTYRYVLLPVAYRIIVPPLTSEFLNIFKNSAVASTIGLLDLSAQARQLVDYTSQAYESFIAVTLAYVIINLVVMQLMRVIERRTRLPGYIGGK
- the purB gene encoding adenylosuccinate lyase, yielding MSDTRPDTLFALTALSPLDGRYAAKTEALRDWLSEAAFMRHRVMVEIHWLIALSRAGFAEVPRFSDASEQFLLQLVERFTAHDAARIKDIERVTNHDVKAVEYWLKESVKGQPELERASEFIHFACTSEDINNTSHGLMLAGAREHVIIPALRSVHARLVALAHTQAAQPMLSRTHGQPASPTTLGKEIANVAARLERAIERIAKVELLGKMNGAVGNFNAHLSAYPQFDWEAFSREVVEQRLKLSFNPYTIQIEPHDYMAELFDAVSRANTILLDLDRDVWGYISVGYFKQRTKAGEIGSSTMPHKVNPIDFENSEGNLGLANATLRHLADKLPISRWQRDLTDSTVLRNIGVAFGYSLLAYDSLIRGLDKLEVNAQRLNEDLDNCWEVLAEPVQTVMRRYGIENPYEQLKELTRGKGITREGLQAFIKGLAIPADAKERLLAMTPASYVGKAVELAKRIA
- a CDS encoding Glu/Leu/Phe/Val dehydrogenase, giving the protein MSSQPQSAASSQSIPSYLHSDDLGPWGNYLRQVDRVAPYLGPLSRWLETLKRPKRILIVDVPIELDNGTVAHFEGYRVQHNVSRGPGKGGVRYHQDVTLSEVMALSAWMSVKNAAVNVPYGGAKGGIRLDPRKLSRGELERVTRRYTSEIGIIIGPNTDIPAPDVNTNEQIMAWMMDTYSMNQGQTATGVVTGKPITLGGSLGRREATGRGVFVVGCEAARRIGFDIEGARIAVQGFGNVGGIAARLFQEAGAKVVAVQDHTGTLYKSSGIDAVALLEHVAKTGGVGGYPEADTIANEDFWGIESDILIPAALENQITEKNASKIRTKIIVEGANGPTTTAADDILHDKGILVIPDVVANAGGVTVSYFEWVQDFSSFFWTEDEINERLERVMREAFAAVWQVSSEQNVSVRTAAFIVACKRILQAREMRGLYP